ccataatataatgTCTGCTTGCTAGTTCCTAATAAAATGcactatatatatgtatgtttACCTGTGCATGCAGGTCACTATTAATACAGACAAGCAAGAGTATGTGACCAAGATTGAGGGCGGCATCGGTAAGGCTTTTGATGAGGATCTTGGCATCACTTCCCTGAAATTCACcaccaaaaaaagcaacaacaggCAAACTTATGGCCCGTATGGAGATCCAAATAACGGAACCCCATTCTCTGTGCCACTAGAGAATGCCGCCATCGTTGGCTTCTTCGCTAGCTTCGACACCCACCTCAACGGACTGGGTTTCTACGCGCTGCAACTGGCCAGCGGCAACAACGCATGAACTGCACACAACCGCGCGAGTGCTCAACTTAGTGTGTGCAAGCGTACAGCAGAATTTTAGACTaccttctcctagtgttttagcaTTCAAATTTTAGTATAAGTTTTCCCTATTAAACGCCTGCTAGTGAGATTCccatgtgctatgactagtggtagTATTTTATTACTCTAGAAGAAGTCCACCATTTTGGTAGTGTATCCATATATCTGCAGGCGTTATGCGTATGCCCTTTTGTTCTGTAACTTCAGTAAAATGGGATCTCAGTGTCTGCCTTACGTAGCAGCTGCAGCTAGGCTATGTCAGCCCATACAGGCAGCTGCATGCTATGCTAGCTATGCGCGTATGGCAAATGGATCCTCCTCTGCATTATGGCTTGCATCTCTATATTCCAGTGTGTATGCATGTGCTGTTTGTACCGTCGTTGATCGTGTATTGTTCTGTAATGAATAAAAGTCTGGGAAAGTATTTCCTTGAGAATTAACAAGTCCACATCTTGTAAGTTGCTTTGAACGTCCTAAGGCATAAACATATTACAAGTCGATCGGTGCCTAAATTTTTTAGTGCAACGAATCAAAATTGCTTTCACACTTGATTTTTTCACAGAAttcatatacatattatatggTCTCTATTTTTTTGTGGTAGATTTATGAATTTCTCCACCTGTTTTGCAATATTTGTCATTCTATCTTACCTCACATGAAATAAGAACTAAAAAATTGTTTCCTCGTTAAATATACCACAATCTTAAATGCCGTACATTCCTATTGGCTGGTGAATGCATTTGGTTTGTGGGGGTGTGAATGGGTGTTGCAACAACATTGACGAAAGGGTACCGTAAGGAGTTAATGATGCTTTGGATTGTAAGAATAATGGGTAATTTGGGAAAAAGAATTTGACTGCTAGAATGAAAAATATTGTGAAATCAAGGgagttgtcgacagaatatcgtcggcagtcctccgaggggtatcccacgaaggtagattaatcggtagagatgcgtgtaatcgagaacaagaaggcaatagagacacacgagttagacaggttcgagctgtcagcacgacgtaataccctacttctgtggtctgttggattgtattagctatcgtatgatattgcgtgtgtttggagggcgtccttgcccaccttatatagtccggggggcagggttacaagttggttagatctagaagataaccggaaagtaataacagattgcaggagtcatgggatcatacgtatcctaacatatctcgtaatatcttcaggatatcttcctggtgtcttatgggacacgccgagcagtgccgtgccccacaaggcttcgtcttgtgggctgggccacccatgggggcacaacccatgtggtctgtcgtgggtatccggggtcgtaccccccacagctagtccccgagcgccttgtatctgttgtgcaacgccgtcttaaacttgtccgagcaggtgcaaacaaagccgagcagtcaaactcatggtccgaccaccgtgatgagttgccgagcagttgtgaaccgtcgtcgagcagtgtgaaccatcgctgagCAGCTGTGAACCGTCGCCAAACAGTGTGAACCGTCGTCGAGCAATGTATCCCAAGTTACGCTTGCCATAAGAATGTAAATACCTCAAgtccaaaatcaaaaatttcctcacagtggacc
This sequence is a window from Miscanthus floridulus cultivar M001 chromosome 10, ASM1932011v1, whole genome shotgun sequence. Protein-coding genes within it:
- the LOC136489831 gene encoding horcolin-like, producing MLLLLVSIPATAKPLKIGLFGDGGGSPTKYINDKQPPKTLEMIEIWSSSDVAGSGAVINGIRFTYIDDKGTQRIVPSKNGTWGSANGTLHKVTINTDKQEYVTKIEGGIGKAFDEDLGITSLKFTTKKSNNRQTYGPYGDPNNGTPFSVPLENAAIVGFFASFDTHLNGLGFYALQLASGNNA